The nucleotide window TTTTCTTACAATCCAAACAAACACTACTGAAAAACAACATCTCAAATTTTCTTGCGAAACAGATGGATAGGACGTCGTTCTAGCTTTCATGAGACGATAAATAAGGTacgttttattttattattattttggggGGTTCTTTCGCCCAACCTTGTAAAGAACTCGATTTGGAGGATTTCGAGTTAAGTGTTTTAGCTGTTAGCTTAGCATGATATCTGTTATGAGGGGCGACTGTGAATTCGATAGAATATCTGATGCTAGTACTGAGCAACAAATTGAGGCGAAACCTAGGGTTTCAGATGATAATGTCATTGGTCGttcaaataaagatgaaaatttgttaaaatcgGGGGTGGATGAAGAAGTTAGGTTAGCTCTGGAGAGTGAAAGATCTGAGGTTAAAGTTAGAGTTAGGGCTTCTTCGGAAATTGGTAATGATTGTAATAGTAGGGATGTTGAGATGGAATCTGAATCTTTTGTGGCCGAGGAGAACAAAGTGAGTGTTAATCAAATTGATAGACGAAGGAGGGAGTATTTTGAGGCTGGAAATGAtagatttgatgaaaaaattgatAGAGTGGTGAGTAATTTCTCAAGTATTGAGGGGCATGGAGAGGCGTATAATTCTTTGCTTTCAGAGTTTGATGATTTTGTGGCCAATGAGAAGATGCTTGTGGGGACATATAGGGCATTGAGTTATGGTTTTGAAGTGGGTGATATGGTTTGGGGAAAGGTTAAATCGCATCCATGGTGGCCTGGGCATATTTTCAATGAATCTTTTGCAAGTTCCATGGTGCGTCGCACAAGGAGTGATGGTCATGTGTTGGTTGCTTTCTTTGGAGATAGTAGTTATGGTTGGTTCGACCCAGCTGAGCTTATTCCTTTTGACCTTAATTATGCGGAGAAATCACAACAAACAAATGCAAGGAGTTTTGTTAGGGCTGTGGAGGAAGCAGTGGATGAGGCAAGTAGGAGGTGTGGTCTTGGATTGGTGTGTAAATGTAGGAACCCTTATAATTTTCGGCCTACTAATGTTCAAGGGTACTTTACAGTTGATGTGCCAGATTTTGAGCCTGGAGGGCTTTATTCGGCTAATCAGATTAAGAAGGCAAGAGACGGGTTTCGGCCTGCTGAGACTCTTTCCTTTGTCAAGCAATTGGCATCAGCACCACGAGGTTGTGAACAGATGAGCattgattttattaagaatAAGGCTACAGTTTTTGCTTTCCGTAAGGCAGTGTTTGAGGAGTTTGATGAGACTTACGCTCAAGCTTTTGGTGTGCAGCCAGCACGCCCTTCTCGGGATCGAGCTGCCTTATTAGATCAGTGTAGTAGACAGCCAACTAGAGGTACTACTTTGTATGCTTTGCTGAATCTTTTTAGTTGTTTTGATATTCATACATTTCctgaaatttcataaatactTTAATGCATAATCAGCCTATTCATTGCTgatgaatctttttttttggtgCATTCAGCACTGAAACCATTGTTTCTTATTCTAAGGATTCTTTTCCATTTCAGAAGAACATGGGGTGCAAAGATATTGCACTTTTTGAGAGCCCTTGATTTTCTGTTTTTCTACTCATATTTTAATGATGAAAACAAATCTGCTCAATGAGGTCTACTTTGAATTTTCATAAGGGTTATGTTCTGTGATCTTGTGCAGTCAGTGTCCTCCCATAGTTCCTCCTCAGTTTCATCCCATGCAATTGGTTGTTGTTGGCCAATTGTCCTTTCTTACCGTGTTTGCTTTCTGCCACTGATACCAAAGGTTTATGCCATATTTTTGCCCTTATCGGGGTGGCTGCCAATTATATTCAATGAAAGTGCCTCTCTATTAAgccatatttaaaattaatctattcGCATGCATACACtgcttcattttattaatatgtttgtTGCCTTCTGCAGCTCCATTGAGTGGTCCAATGGTTTATGCTGAAGCTCTGGGTGGTGGGAAGAAAAAGCCTATGAAGGTCAAAGACCAttcaaagaaagacaaatatCTTTTCAAGCGAAGGGATGAACCAGGTGACTTGAAAACTTATCAGATTAGCCAAGGGCAAGAAATTTCCTTAAGTCCATCTCCTGTCATGGATGGATTATCAACATTGGCAGCTGGAGATTATGTGTTGCAGAAGAGGGCTCCAGGAGCTCATATGCCAGTGAAAGTCGAAGAAACTGGGTTTATAAGCAATGAAAGTTCAGGTCTAAGCAGGGATGCTTCTGGAAAAGACACTGCAACTATAGATCATACCTCAGCCTTCAGTGGTAATCCTACCATACAAGTTGCTTCTGTAGATGTAAGATCATCTCCAGGTATCCATGCAATGAAGGAGAGGGTGGAACGAGGTTTTGTTCCAGGCTCCACCAGCGGAGGTGGATCTGATATGTTAGAGAAGGTGATCCCAGGTTTGATGGAGGGTGCATGGCCATCTTCTCAACAGGAAGATAATGTTATGGTTGACATTAAAAATGAGGAGAGTGTGACAATGTCCAGATCAAAAGAAGGGTATCATCAATCTGAGCCAAATTTTTCTGCAAGAGGAGAAGG belongs to Mangifera indica cultivar Alphonso chromosome 2, CATAS_Mindica_2.1, whole genome shotgun sequence and includes:
- the LOC123208451 gene encoding uncharacterized protein LOC123208451; the protein is MISVMRGDCEFDRISDASTEQQIEAKPRVSDDNVIGRSNKDENLLKSGVDEEVRLALESERSEVKVRVRASSEIGNDCNSRDVEMESESFVAEENKVSVNQIDRRRREYFEAGNDRFDEKIDRVVSNFSSIEGHGEAYNSLLSEFDDFVANEKMLVGTYRALSYGFEVGDMVWGKVKSHPWWPGHIFNESFASSMVRRTRSDGHVLVAFFGDSSYGWFDPAELIPFDLNYAEKSQQTNARSFVRAVEEAVDEASRRCGLGLVCKCRNPYNFRPTNVQGYFTVDVPDFEPGGLYSANQIKKARDGFRPAETLSFVKQLASAPRGCEQMSIDFIKNKATVFAFRKAVFEEFDETYAQAFGVQPARPSRDRAALLDQCSRQPTRAPLSGPMVYAEALGGGKKKPMKVKDHSKKDKYLFKRRDEPGDLKTYQISQGQEISLSPSPVMDGLSTLAAGDYVLQKRAPGAHMPVKVEETGFISNESSGLSRDASGKDTATIDHTSAFSGNPTIQVASVDVRSSPGIHAMKERVERGFVPGSTSGGGSDMLEKVIPGLMEGAWPSSQQEDNVMVDIKNEESVTMSRSKEGYHQSEPNFSARGEGDHGLDQVQDSRPSIHPLPIDAKHSVGVSPDGKIKKPEALKRPLVDMSSPDSMGEPKKKKKKMDLGLKAGSGSMQKQLAIGKGGTAVGKVSKKSSQVGLASRENSRVINRRKDVGDGNSMLTSVTTMPAVSIENIEGGLPQLLNDLHALALDPFHGVERNCPAIIRQCFMRFRSLVYQKSLVLSPPSDTEPFDFRSAKSSSSVAVPGENVRDLPASKPVKHLARPDDPTKAGRKHPASDRQEEIAAKRLKKISLMKSLTTEKKSGQRTSDGQRSEGKEHVTIPPAKLARPDTIKKLGHQARSVEPTMLVMKFPPGTSLPSAAELKARFGRFGSIDQSAIRVFWKSSTCRVVFRYKADAQAAYKYANGNNALFGNVNVRYIVREVEAPAAEALDTDKGRGDEPPNENPRVKDPMLDRPTQSPLLQPMIQLKSCLKKPSGDEAGQVTGSNGSRGTARVKFMLGGEESSRTEPLMVGNRNNFNNNATSFADGGASSSVAMDFNSKNFQKVIIPPFSSPIPPSPQFAKPQFNNSHHTEVVAAPRNSHNLNTPTAPPPTASTPTIDISQQMLSLLTRCNDVVTNVTGLLGYVPYHPL